A stretch of the Amycolatopsis sp. BJA-103 genome encodes the following:
- a CDS encoding erythromycin esterase family protein has translation MSDPAKIAELIGDAKIVAIGENNHHLHEFGDLRKRLLQHLVEHHGFRVVGFESGFAEGKLVDGWLKGAPGDVADIGRDGFTFSLGESPEAHEMLTWLRERGDVRYFGLDVPSSAGSPVPSLDAVRAYLSTVDEVAVSLVDVAIEATKGYASVSSAESPAKYAAFDAAARDKATAALTRLKAHLTSLRPVYGNTEAQAVAEHHAEGALRLDTYLAEVAAMMSGDAPALQSGSRDAYLAETVRLIRRLHGDDTKIVVMLHNGHLQRVPFAPFPGLTSPSAGTHLAAEFGDDYFALALTAVGGETTGLKPDPAARLGFTVYRQELDVPADGSVEAEGPGLVDLRARRGTEGPQSIRHAHMFNAVDVVSAFDALVCLPESTVSGHLRPAPTDRVTTGG, from the coding sequence ATGTCAGACCCAGCGAAGATCGCCGAACTCATCGGGGACGCGAAGATCGTCGCCATCGGCGAGAACAACCACCATCTTCACGAGTTCGGGGACTTGCGCAAGCGTTTGCTCCAGCACCTCGTCGAGCACCACGGCTTCCGCGTGGTCGGTTTCGAGTCCGGCTTCGCCGAGGGGAAGCTCGTCGACGGCTGGCTGAAAGGCGCCCCCGGAGACGTCGCCGACATCGGCCGCGACGGCTTCACCTTCTCGCTCGGCGAGTCGCCCGAGGCGCACGAAATGCTGACCTGGCTCCGCGAGCGCGGTGACGTTCGCTACTTCGGCCTCGACGTGCCGAGTTCCGCGGGCTCGCCCGTACCGTCGCTCGACGCGGTCCGCGCCTACCTGTCCACTGTGGACGAAGTGGCCGTGAGCCTTGTCGACGTGGCGATCGAGGCGACCAAGGGGTACGCGTCGGTCAGCAGCGCGGAATCGCCCGCCAAGTACGCCGCCTTCGACGCCGCCGCGCGGGACAAGGCCACGGCGGCGCTCACCAGGCTCAAAGCACATCTCACCTCGTTGCGCCCGGTGTACGGGAACACCGAGGCGCAAGCCGTCGCGGAACACCATGCCGAAGGCGCGCTGCGCCTCGACACCTACCTCGCCGAGGTGGCCGCGATGATGTCCGGTGACGCGCCCGCCCTGCAGAGCGGTTCGCGGGACGCGTATCTGGCCGAGACCGTCCGCCTGATCCGGCGGCTGCACGGTGACGACACGAAGATCGTCGTGATGCTCCACAACGGACACCTTCAGCGCGTGCCTTTCGCACCGTTCCCCGGGCTCACGTCACCCTCGGCCGGAACACATCTGGCCGCCGAGTTCGGCGACGACTACTTCGCGCTGGCGCTCACCGCGGTCGGGGGCGAGACCACCGGCCTCAAGCCGGATCCGGCCGCACGGCTCGGTTTCACCGTGTACCGCCAAGAACTCGACGTGCCCGCGGACGGCAGCGTCGAAGCCGAGGGGCCCGGGCTGGTGGACCTTCGCGCCCGGCGCGGAACCGAGGGACCCCAGAGCATCCGTCACGCGCACATGTTCAACGCCGTCGACGTCGTCAGCGCCTTCGACGCGCTGGTCTGCCTCCCGGAATCGACGGTCAGCGGCCACCTCCGACCAGCCCCAACCGATCGGGTGACGACCGGAGGTTGA
- a CDS encoding TetR/AcrR family transcriptional regulator, whose amino-acid sequence MATSGTQRPGGRTERTRQAVLHATLDLLAERGFGELTVDAVAERSGVHKTTVYRRWSSSDGLVAAALQMGAEDDWKAPDTGSLEDDLHAVAAEVVRYFTEPALKELPTASVLAAFQSPQAAEALHDFYRDRHVRMAPIAERAVARGEVPPGTDGDELVRAVCGPMFYRLFLSREGVTVADARVTARAVALAAREGAFVPSSHGS is encoded by the coding sequence TTGGCAACCTCCGGTACCCAGCGGCCGGGCGGCCGGACCGAGCGCACCCGCCAGGCCGTGCTGCACGCCACCCTCGACCTGCTGGCCGAACGCGGGTTCGGCGAGCTGACCGTGGACGCGGTCGCGGAACGGTCCGGAGTGCACAAGACGACGGTGTACCGGCGCTGGTCCTCATCGGACGGCCTCGTCGCGGCCGCGCTGCAGATGGGCGCCGAGGACGACTGGAAGGCGCCCGACACCGGGTCCCTCGAGGACGATCTGCACGCAGTGGCGGCGGAGGTCGTGCGGTACTTCACCGAACCGGCGCTGAAGGAGTTGCCGACGGCGTCGGTACTGGCGGCGTTCCAGTCGCCGCAGGCCGCCGAGGCGCTGCACGACTTCTATCGGGACCGGCATGTCCGGATGGCGCCGATCGCCGAGCGGGCCGTCGCGCGGGGCGAGGTTCCGCCCGGCACGGACGGCGACGAACTGGTGCGGGCGGTGTGCGGGCCGATGTTCTACCGGCTGTTCCTGTCTCGGGAAGGCGTCACGGTGGCGGACGCGCGGGTGACGGCGCGAGCGGTCGCCCTTGCCGCACGGGAAGGCGCCTTCGTCCCGAGCTCACATGGGTCGTAA
- a CDS encoding GNAT family N-acetyltransferase has product MATIRLATVEDAWPIAEVNVRSWQSAYQGLLPELYLRDLSVEGRAARWQRVLADPANRGDILVLVEDGSLLGFTAVDRVRGELRAIYLEPERWGTGLGRLLLDTAVAALRDSGHHEATLWVLDTNVRARRFYSAAGWMPDGAAKTDTMPGEDVPLSEVRYRIDLVSG; this is encoded by the coding sequence ATGGCCACGATCCGCCTCGCGACCGTCGAGGACGCCTGGCCCATCGCCGAGGTGAACGTCCGGTCGTGGCAGTCGGCGTACCAGGGCCTGTTGCCCGAGCTCTACCTGCGCGATCTTTCGGTCGAGGGCCGAGCCGCCCGATGGCAGCGCGTCCTGGCAGACCCCGCCAACCGGGGCGACATCCTGGTGCTCGTCGAGGACGGCTCGCTCCTCGGCTTCACCGCCGTCGACAGGGTCCGCGGGGAACTGCGCGCGATCTACCTCGAACCTGAGCGCTGGGGCACGGGGCTGGGACGGCTGCTGCTCGACACCGCCGTCGCCGCGTTGCGGGATTCCGGGCACCATGAGGCGACGCTCTGGGTGCTCGACACGAACGTGCGCGCCCGGCGTTTCTACTCGGCCGCGGGATGGATGCCGGACGGGGCGGCGAAAACCGACACCATGCCCGGCGAGGACGTCCCGCTTTCCGAAGTGCGTTACCGGATCGACCTCGTCAGCGGGTGA
- a CDS encoding caspase family protein, which translates to MTGERRALIIANGEYDNPGLSSLRSPAADAEALAEVLADRNISEFDVQVVRDETAHVIASRVEDLFADSAADDVLLVHFSCHGLKSESGELFFAARNTRPERLASSAVPADFVQRCMRMSRSRSIVLLLDCCYGGAFSQGVAVRSSGEVNVLDAFPGGGFGGRGRAVITASNSIEYAFEGDHLADEHARPSVFTSALVDGLRTGDADRDEDGWIALSELYDYLFDSVRERNPNQTPSRDIEMQGELYLARSRRRRIKPSPVPADLRAASEDSNMFTRLGAVTELQRRLTSENLPVAIGAHEVLTTMAQNDIQHIAEAAELARREGRVRAEPGGVRFGEVVRGSRPTARIRLDGPPIARACRFAASHSWLRVTEVADGAEISLDLVELGAFEGRITVTGPTGEAVVRVEGQIVEEPKPKPIPAPEPSPPPEPVPVLVLPPVPEPVRQAEPAAPRTKVDPFTRVAGGFAITAAIYLVVIAFTLSSNVEDFFEDGGWTVIPLIALALGGAAAMFASKTRRMVGPGSLCGLALLMAIPFGSAVYVLADGCLLIAAVCALVAVRRDRSFRLGLGKPRDRFAVAAVVLALVATTGLAIQAGELIDYSSSRADEGAIYLMVSVVLLLATVLGALLRPAGFGIAFLGGVAGGGTVMVCVLSYALPSSSRVTGAGWGIALGAVLALAAVTGFAAFRKQGKA; encoded by the coding sequence ATGACCGGCGAGCGGCGTGCCCTGATCATCGCCAACGGGGAGTACGACAACCCAGGGTTGAGCTCACTGCGTTCCCCGGCGGCCGACGCCGAGGCGCTCGCCGAAGTCCTGGCCGACCGCAACATCAGCGAGTTCGACGTCCAGGTGGTCCGCGACGAGACCGCGCACGTGATCGCGAGCCGGGTCGAGGACCTGTTCGCCGACAGTGCGGCCGACGACGTCCTGCTGGTGCATTTCTCTTGCCACGGCCTGAAAAGTGAGTCGGGCGAGCTGTTCTTCGCCGCCCGCAACACCCGGCCGGAACGGCTGGCGTCGAGTGCGGTCCCCGCCGATTTCGTCCAGCGCTGTATGCGGATGAGCCGGTCGCGGAGCATCGTCCTGCTGCTGGATTGCTGCTACGGCGGCGCTTTCAGCCAGGGGGTCGCGGTGCGCTCCTCCGGTGAGGTCAACGTGCTCGACGCGTTCCCCGGCGGTGGTTTCGGCGGCCGCGGGCGGGCGGTGATCACCGCGTCGAACTCCATCGAGTACGCCTTCGAGGGCGATCATCTCGCCGACGAGCACGCCCGGCCGTCGGTGTTCACCTCGGCTCTGGTCGACGGTCTCCGGACGGGGGACGCGGACCGCGACGAAGACGGCTGGATCGCGCTCAGCGAGCTTTACGACTACCTGTTCGACAGCGTCCGCGAGCGGAACCCGAACCAGACGCCCAGCCGCGACATCGAGATGCAGGGCGAGCTGTACCTGGCCAGGAGCAGGCGCCGCCGGATCAAACCGTCGCCGGTCCCGGCCGATCTGCGCGCGGCGAGCGAGGATTCGAACATGTTCACCCGCCTCGGAGCGGTCACGGAACTCCAACGGCGCCTGACGAGTGAGAACCTTCCCGTCGCCATCGGGGCCCACGAAGTCCTCACCACGATGGCGCAGAACGACATCCAGCACATCGCCGAGGCGGCCGAACTGGCGCGGCGGGAAGGACGGGTGCGGGCCGAGCCCGGCGGGGTGCGTTTCGGCGAGGTCGTCCGGGGATCGCGGCCGACCGCGCGGATCCGGCTGGACGGGCCGCCGATCGCGCGGGCCTGCCGTTTCGCGGCGTCGCATTCCTGGCTGCGGGTCACGGAAGTCGCCGACGGGGCCGAGATTTCGCTGGACCTGGTGGAACTCGGGGCGTTCGAGGGGCGGATCACGGTGACCGGGCCGACCGGTGAGGCGGTGGTGCGGGTCGAGGGCCAGATCGTCGAGGAGCCGAAGCCGAAGCCGATTCCGGCGCCCGAGCCGAGTCCGCCGCCGGAACCCGTCCCGGTTCTCGTGCTCCCACCGGTGCCCGAACCCGTGCGGCAGGCCGAACCCGCGGCGCCGCGGACCAAGGTCGACCCGTTCACCCGCGTGGCGGGCGGGTTCGCGATCACGGCCGCGATCTACCTGGTGGTCATCGCTTTCACGCTCAGCAGCAACGTGGAAGATTTCTTCGAGGACGGTGGCTGGACCGTGATCCCGCTCATCGCGCTCGCGCTCGGTGGGGCGGCCGCGATGTTCGCCTCGAAGACGCGCCGGATGGTCGGTCCAGGATCGCTGTGCGGGCTGGCATTGCTCATGGCGATCCCGTTCGGCTCGGCCGTCTACGTGCTCGCCGACGGATGCCTGCTCATCGCGGCCGTCTGCGCTTTGGTGGCGGTGCGGCGTGACCGGAGTTTCCGGCTCGGGCTGGGCAAACCCCGCGACCGGTTCGCCGTGGCGGCCGTCGTTCTCGCCCTCGTCGCCACGACCGGCCTGGCGATCCAGGCGGGCGAGCTGATCGACTACTCGTCGAGTCGCGCGGACGAGGGTGCGATCTATCTCATGGTCTCGGTGGTTCTCCTGCTCGCGACGGTGCTCGGCGCGCTTCTGCGGCCTGCCGGGTTCGGGATCGCCTTCCTCGGCGGCGTGGCCGGAGGCGGCACCGTCATGGTGTGCGTGCTGTCCTACGCGCTTCCGAGCAGTTCGCGCGTGACCGGTGCCGGCTGGGGGATCGCGCTGGGAGCGGTGCTGGCGCTCGCCGCCGTCACCGGTTTCGCCGCTTTCAGGAAGCAGGGAAAGGCCTGA
- the recG gene encoding ATP-dependent DNA helicase RecG, with the protein MTNLRADLKLVVGAATAKALAKGLKIETVSDLLRHYPRRYAERGQLTDIAGLELGEHATVMARIERVNKRRMKARNGTLLEMVITDGKRRLQCTFFNQAWREKDLVPGKNGLFAGKVTAFRDVLQLANPEYELFDAERQAEAMDDFLAEIIPVYPAAQGIPTWVIAKSVRQVLDVLEVDEDPMPLELLAQYGLPSLESALRGIHRPSGWDALNSARRRLKWDEAMAVQLIFAQRRHSLVSRPAKACPHTDGGILDAFDKRLPFALTSGQEEIGEEISRDLSTEHPMNRLLQGEVGSGKTVVALRAMLQVVDSGRQAAMLAPTEVLAAQHTRSLREMLGDLGQAGELGGAENATRVTLLTGSMGAKERKKALLETVSGEAGIVVGTHALIQDTVSFADLGLAVVDEQHRFGVEQRDALRSRGADETSPHVLVMTATPIPRTVAMTVYGDLEISALRVMPAGRSPIKTSVVPVAERPAWLDRAWQRVREECGKGHQAYIVCPRIGDEPASDKGDKRPALAVLEVAPELAEGPLKGLKIGVLHGRMPADDKDAVMQAFARGDLDVLVATTVIEVGVNVPNATAMVIMDADRFGISQLHQLRGRVGRGSVPGLCLLVTETLDGTTTRERLAAVESTTDGFELSRMDLELRREGDILGAAQSGKKSTLKLLSLLQDEEVIAEARARALEIVEKDPALGNYLGLAHMIADVVDEDRVEYLEKS; encoded by the coding sequence ATGACGAACCTGCGCGCGGACCTCAAGCTGGTCGTGGGCGCGGCGACGGCGAAGGCACTCGCCAAGGGCCTCAAGATCGAGACGGTCAGCGACCTGCTGCGCCATTATCCGCGCCGCTACGCCGAACGCGGCCAGCTCACCGACATCGCCGGTCTCGAACTCGGTGAGCACGCGACCGTGATGGCGAGGATCGAGCGGGTCAACAAACGCCGGATGAAGGCGCGCAACGGCACCTTGCTCGAAATGGTGATCACCGACGGCAAACGCCGCCTGCAGTGCACCTTCTTCAACCAGGCCTGGCGCGAAAAGGACCTGGTGCCCGGCAAGAACGGGCTCTTCGCGGGCAAGGTCACCGCCTTCCGCGACGTCCTGCAGCTGGCGAATCCCGAGTACGAACTGTTCGACGCCGAGCGCCAGGCCGAGGCGATGGACGACTTCCTCGCCGAGATCATCCCGGTGTACCCGGCGGCGCAGGGGATCCCGACCTGGGTGATCGCCAAGAGCGTGCGCCAGGTGCTGGACGTGCTGGAGGTCGACGAGGACCCGATGCCGCTGGAGCTGCTCGCCCAGTACGGCTTGCCCAGCCTGGAAAGCGCGCTGCGCGGCATCCACCGTCCGTCGGGCTGGGACGCGCTGAACTCCGCGCGCCGCAGACTCAAATGGGACGAAGCCATGGCGGTGCAGCTGATTTTCGCGCAGCGAAGGCATTCCCTGGTCTCCCGGCCCGCGAAAGCCTGTCCGCACACCGACGGCGGCATCCTCGACGCCTTCGACAAACGGCTCCCGTTTGCGCTGACGTCGGGCCAGGAGGAGATCGGCGAGGAGATCTCCCGGGATCTGTCCACCGAGCATCCGATGAACCGGTTGCTGCAGGGCGAGGTCGGTTCCGGCAAGACCGTGGTCGCGCTGCGCGCCATGCTGCAGGTCGTCGATTCCGGGCGGCAGGCGGCGATGCTCGCGCCGACGGAGGTCCTCGCCGCGCAGCACACCCGGTCGCTGCGCGAGATGCTCGGTGATCTCGGGCAGGCGGGCGAACTCGGCGGCGCGGAGAACGCGACGCGCGTGACCCTGCTGACCGGTTCGATGGGCGCCAAGGAACGCAAGAAGGCGCTGCTGGAGACGGTCAGCGGCGAGGCGGGGATCGTCGTCGGCACGCACGCGCTGATCCAGGACACGGTGTCCTTCGCGGACCTCGGCCTGGCCGTGGTCGACGAACAGCACCGTTTCGGGGTGGAGCAGCGGGACGCGCTGCGCTCCCGCGGCGCGGACGAGACCAGCCCGCACGTGCTCGTCATGACGGCGACGCCCATCCCGCGGACGGTCGCGATGACCGTCTACGGCGATCTGGAGATTTCCGCGCTGCGGGTCATGCCCGCGGGCCGGTCGCCGATCAAGACGTCGGTCGTGCCGGTCGCGGAGCGCCCCGCGTGGCTGGACAGGGCGTGGCAGCGGGTCCGCGAGGAATGCGGCAAGGGGCACCAGGCCTACATCGTCTGCCCGCGGATCGGCGACGAACCGGCGTCGGACAAAGGCGACAAACGGCCGGCGCTCGCGGTCCTCGAAGTGGCACCCGAGCTGGCCGAAGGTCCCTTGAAGGGGTTGAAGATCGGCGTCCTGCACGGCCGGATGCCCGCCGACGACAAGGACGCCGTGATGCAGGCGTTCGCCAGGGGCGACCTGGACGTGCTCGTCGCGACCACCGTGATCGAGGTCGGCGTGAACGTGCCGAACGCGACGGCGATGGTGATCATGGACGCCGACCGGTTCGGCATCAGCCAGCTGCACCAGTTGCGCGGCCGCGTCGGCCGGGGCAGCGTGCCGGGCCTCTGCCTGCTGGTCACCGAGACCCTGGACGGCACGACGACCCGGGAGCGGCTCGCCGCCGTCGAATCCACGACGGACGGTTTCGAGCTGTCCAGAATGGACTTGGAACTGCGCCGCGAGGGCGACATCCTCGGCGCCGCGCAGTCGGGGAAGAAGTCGACCCTGAAACTGCTGTCGCTGCTGCAGGACGAGGAAGTCATCGCCGAGGCACGTGCCCGTGCGTTGGAAATAGTCGAAAAGGACCCGGCTCTCGGGAATTACCTGGGGCTGGCACACATGATCGCCGACGTCGTCGACGAAGATCGTGTGGAGTACCTGGAAAAAAGCTGA
- a CDS encoding DAK2 domain-containing protein — protein sequence MRVLDVAAVSAWSAACVHSLSVLRPAIDGINVYPVADSDTGSNLLFTMTAARDALAEAEPGTTAEALAAFAKGAVAAAKGNSGVIMSQVVRGIAESAAARDLDGPGLADALGCADRAATGAVSRPVAGTILTVLHTVAATVRDATGSLEEVAATAASVAAEALEETPKQLPVLAVAGVVDAGARGLVAVLDALAGVISGGITEPEHPLEAHHHHTIDPPTAWEVMYLLDGVDEKSLPGLRKTLSGLGDSVTVAGDGAGSFAVHVHCADIGAALEAGIELGRPRKVRVEPLITPTPVEVGGGIDRSVVAVVHGGPLAELLRAEGVAVLSVPPGVAPTVEEMLGLINEAAGHHVTVLPGGQGLTAAADAAAGHAMAADRDVVVIPCVSPVQVLAALAVHDKDRRTNDDVVAMAEAAAATRRGELRIAQEESLTWVGRAQAGDVVGLVDGEVVLIEPAPASETSLVAAAVGVLNRMLALGGELVTVLTGVGVPVRLPGELADQLRLEHPEVELTSYAGGQTDAVLLMGVE from the coding sequence GTGCGGGTGCTGGACGTGGCGGCGGTGTCGGCTTGGTCGGCGGCCTGTGTGCACAGTTTGTCGGTGCTGCGGCCGGCGATCGACGGCATCAACGTCTACCCGGTCGCCGACTCCGACACCGGCTCCAACCTGCTGTTCACCATGACCGCGGCCCGCGACGCACTGGCGGAGGCGGAGCCCGGGACCACCGCCGAGGCGCTGGCGGCCTTCGCCAAGGGCGCGGTCGCGGCGGCCAAGGGCAACTCCGGCGTGATCATGTCGCAGGTCGTGCGCGGGATCGCCGAGTCGGCGGCGGCCAGGGACCTCGACGGGCCGGGGCTCGCGGACGCGCTCGGGTGCGCGGACAGGGCCGCCACGGGGGCGGTGAGCCGCCCGGTCGCCGGGACCATCCTGACCGTCCTCCACACCGTCGCCGCGACCGTCCGCGACGCGACCGGCTCACTCGAAGAGGTGGCCGCGACCGCGGCGAGCGTCGCCGCCGAAGCCCTGGAAGAGACCCCCAAGCAGCTGCCCGTCCTGGCGGTGGCCGGGGTGGTCGACGCGGGCGCCCGCGGGCTGGTCGCGGTCCTCGACGCCCTTGCCGGCGTGATCTCCGGCGGCATCACCGAGCCGGAACATCCGCTCGAAGCGCACCACCATCACACGATCGACCCGCCGACGGCCTGGGAGGTCATGTACCTCCTCGACGGCGTCGACGAGAAAAGCCTCCCCGGGCTGCGCAAGACCCTCAGCGGCCTGGGCGACAGCGTCACCGTGGCCGGCGACGGCGCGGGAAGTTTCGCCGTCCACGTGCACTGCGCGGACATCGGCGCGGCGCTGGAGGCCGGGATCGAGCTGGGCCGCCCGCGCAAGGTCCGGGTCGAGCCGCTGATCACGCCCACGCCGGTCGAGGTCGGCGGCGGTATCGACCGTTCGGTGGTCGCCGTGGTCCACGGCGGGCCGCTGGCCGAACTGCTGCGGGCCGAGGGGGTCGCGGTGCTGTCCGTGCCGCCGGGAGTCGCGCCGACGGTCGAAGAGATGCTGGGCCTGATCAACGAGGCCGCCGGGCACCACGTCACCGTCCTCCCCGGCGGTCAGGGGCTGACCGCGGCGGCCGACGCGGCGGCGGGGCACGCGATGGCCGCGGACCGCGACGTCGTCGTCATCCCGTGCGTGTCACCCGTTCAGGTGCTCGCCGCGCTGGCCGTGCACGACAAGGACCGCCGCACCAACGACGACGTCGTCGCGATGGCCGAAGCGGCCGCCGCCACCAGGCGTGGCGAGCTGCGGATCGCGCAGGAGGAGTCGCTAACCTGGGTGGGCCGGGCGCAGGCCGGTGACGTCGTCGGTCTCGTCGACGGCGAGGTCGTGCTGATCGAGCCCGCGCCCGCCTCGGAGACGAGCCTGGTCGCGGCGGCGGTCGGTGTGCTGAACCGGATGCTGGCCCTCGGCGGCGAGCTGGTCACCGTGCTGACCGGCGTCGGCGTCCCGGTCCGGTTGCCCGGCGAGCTGGCCGATCAGCTCCGCCTGGAACATCCCGAGGTCGAGTTGACGAGTTACGCCGGCGGCCAGACCGACGCCGTGCTGCTGATGGGGGTGGAGTGA
- the rpmB gene encoding 50S ribosomal protein L28, translated as MAAVCDVCGKGPGFGKSVSHSHRRTNRRWNPNIQTVHAKIGLSQRKRLNACTSCIKAGKVVRG; from the coding sequence GTGGCTGCCGTGTGCGACGTCTGTGGCAAGGGACCGGGCTTTGGCAAGTCGGTCTCGCACTCCCACCGGCGTACCAACCGCCGGTGGAACCCGAACATCCAGACCGTTCACGCCAAGATCGGTCTGTCCCAGCGCAAGCGCCTGAACGCCTGCACCTCGTGCATCAAGGCGGGCAAGGTCGTTCGCGGCTGA
- a CDS encoding uracil-DNA glycosylase → MTARPLQDIVEAGWAQALEPVAPQVAAMGEFLRAEIGAGRTYLPAGEHVLRAFQQPFHDVRVLIVGQDPYPTPGHAVGLSFSVAPDVRPIPKSLINIYKEYGEDLGHPLPSNGDLTPWADQGVLLLNRALTVQPGKSNSHQGKGWEDVTEQAIKALAARDEPMVAILWGRNARNLKPMLGKVPCIESAHPSPLSAHAGFFGSRPFSRANQLLADQGAGPVDWKLP, encoded by the coding sequence GTGACCGCACGACCGCTGCAGGACATCGTCGAAGCAGGCTGGGCGCAAGCCCTCGAACCGGTGGCGCCGCAGGTCGCCGCGATGGGGGAGTTCCTCCGCGCGGAGATCGGCGCGGGCCGGACCTATCTCCCGGCCGGGGAACATGTGCTGCGGGCCTTCCAGCAGCCGTTCCACGACGTCCGGGTGCTGATCGTCGGCCAGGACCCGTACCCGACGCCCGGGCACGCCGTCGGGCTGAGCTTCTCGGTGGCGCCGGACGTCCGGCCGATCCCGAAGAGCCTGATCAACATCTACAAGGAGTACGGCGAGGACCTCGGGCACCCGTTGCCGTCGAACGGCGATCTGACCCCGTGGGCAGACCAGGGTGTCCTGCTGCTCAACAGGGCGCTGACGGTGCAGCCCGGCAAGTCCAACTCGCATCAGGGCAAGGGCTGGGAAGACGTCACCGAGCAGGCCATCAAGGCGCTCGCCGCGCGAGACGAGCCGATGGTGGCGATCCTGTGGGGCCGCAACGCGCGGAACCTGAAGCCGATGCTGGGGAAGGTGCCGTGCATCGAGTCGGCCCACCCGAGCCCGCTTTCGGCGCACGCCGGGTTCTTCGGCTCGCGTCCGTTCAGCCGGGCGAACCAGCTGCTCGCCGACCAGGGCGCCGGCCCTGTGGACTGGAAGCTCCCCTGA
- a CDS encoding gamma carbonic anhydrase family protein has protein sequence MPIYALGDLEPSIHPDAYVHPDATVIGDVRIAAFASVWPQTVLRGDHGYIEIGERSNVQDGCVLHCTREEPTVIGKSSAVGHSVHIEGARIGEGCLIASGSVVLNGTVVEDGGMVGAGAVLSYGSHVDGGHIALGVPAKTRPNTSFGPDLIKRVVDGYVERAARFRVELRRLG, from the coding sequence ATGCCGATCTACGCACTGGGCGACCTCGAACCCTCGATCCACCCCGACGCCTACGTCCATCCCGACGCCACGGTGATCGGCGACGTCCGGATCGCGGCGTTCGCGTCGGTGTGGCCGCAGACGGTGCTGCGCGGCGACCACGGGTACATCGAGATCGGCGAGCGGTCCAACGTCCAGGACGGCTGCGTCCTGCACTGCACCCGCGAGGAGCCGACGGTGATCGGGAAGTCCTCCGCCGTCGGGCATTCCGTGCACATCGAGGGCGCGCGGATCGGCGAGGGCTGCCTGATCGCGTCGGGATCGGTGGTGCTGAACGGAACCGTCGTCGAGGACGGCGGGATGGTCGGCGCTGGTGCGGTTCTCTCCTACGGGTCCCATGTGGACGGTGGGCACATCGCGCTCGGCGTCCCGGCGAAGACCCGGCCGAACACGTCGTTCGGGCCGGACCTGATCAAACGGGTCGTCGACGGGTACGTCGAGCGCGCGGCCCGGTTCCGGGTCGAACTCCGGCGGCTGGGCTAG
- a CDS encoding GNAT family N-acetyltransferase, whose product MDLRVLPYDHPDAVKLLAEAQLELAARYGSEDETPMDGAQFAAPKGLFLAAYLDDAPVACGAWRAHDGPVPLLPGDAEIKRMFVMASARGRGLARAILADLERTAAEAGRKRMVLETGDKQPEAIALYLSAGYREMPGFGYYKDEPESVCFGKSLV is encoded by the coding sequence ATGGACCTTCGTGTGCTGCCCTACGACCACCCCGACGCGGTGAAGCTGCTGGCCGAAGCCCAACTCGAACTGGCCGCCCGGTACGGCAGCGAAGACGAGACGCCGATGGACGGCGCTCAGTTCGCCGCACCGAAAGGGCTGTTCCTGGCCGCGTACCTCGATGACGCCCCGGTCGCGTGCGGTGCCTGGCGCGCGCACGACGGACCCGTTCCGCTGCTGCCCGGCGACGCCGAGATCAAGCGCATGTTCGTGATGGCCTCGGCACGCGGGCGGGGGCTCGCGCGGGCGATCCTCGCCGACCTCGAACGGACGGCGGCCGAAGCCGGGCGGAAGCGCATGGTGCTGGAAACCGGCGACAAACAGCCGGAGGCCATCGCGCTGTACCTGTCGGCGGGTTACCGGGAGATGCCGGGTTTCGGGTACTACAAGGACGAACCGGAAAGCGTCTGCTTCGGCAAGTCGCTGGTCTAG